Proteins encoded together in one Telopea speciosissima isolate NSW1024214 ecotype Mountain lineage chromosome 6, Tspe_v1, whole genome shotgun sequence window:
- the LOC122665604 gene encoding aspartic proteinase CDR1-like, with protein sequence MAFIETLLSLISLLSSALLLHAAIEGPKPITLSLIHPFSPHSPFYPGNITDMEKIDILIQVTNARIHHLFSMMRERNWNGSSEVDDIVAIVQYTGFYFVAQVGIGSFPPFPGRNEKHYLLMIDTGSELTWVQCEECNPCFPLQQPNFPYKRSQSYKPIPCGDPTCPTPNQDCFQSFCGFKISYGEEDPPTSTAGAIIKETLTFPSNFGGTESYNNLFLGCGFKNYHYEFRQPNKIGGILGLGIGDTKNLPFLNQVGKKRFSYCLLNSEHTNSQLCIGGAKMVGPQVLSTPLLRGPNEALYYLDLQDISIQNIRLRLLGSFSGGSAIDSGSPITFLLPNVYARVRIGFVQYFDRFHIYPYDSGSRPRDLPMLDLCFPNPSGFDRYPTMTFHFRGADLVVQPDGIFAFGRNYFCVLLKSGPATMIGAFQQTQHKFSYDFELGDRRQGEIGALRFAPQDCGSPASDFCG encoded by the coding sequence ATGGCTTTCATAGAGACTTTGTTATCTCTAATTTCTCTACTCTCAAGTGCTTTGCTACTACATGCAGCTATTGAAGGTCCAAAGCCCATCACTCTAAGTCTTATTCACCCATTTTCGCCCCACTCACCTTTCTATCCAGGGAACATAACTGATATGGAGAAGATTGATATACTTATTCAGGTCACGAATGCTCGTATTCATCATCTATTCTCGATGATGAGAGAACGAAATTGGAATGGTAGCAGTGaggttgatgacatagtggcaATAGTGCAATACACTGGTTTTTACTTTGTAGCCCAGGTGGGTATAGGTTCATTTCCACCTTTTCCTGGCCGAAATGAGAAGCattatttgttgatgattgaTACTGGAAGTGAATTAACATGGGTTCAATGTGAAGAGTGCAATCCTTGCTTTCCTCTACAACAACCTAATTTCCCATATAAAAGATCTCAGAGTTACAAGCCTATTCCTTGTGGTGACCCAACATGTCCAACTCCAAACCAGGATTGCTTTCAATCATTTTGTGGATTCAAGATAAGTTATGGGGAGGAGGACCCTCCAACCTCAACAGCAGGAGCCATTATAAAAGAGACCTTAACCTTCCCTTCTAATTTTGGAGGTACAGAATCTTACAACAATTTATTCTTGGGTTGTGGCTTTAAGAACTACCACTATGAATTTCGACAACCGAATAAAATTGGTGGGATTTTGGGCTTAGGGATTGGAGACACTAAAAATCTTCCCTTCCTGAACCAAGTAGGCAAAAAACGATTTTCTTATTGCCTATTAAACTCTGAACACACCAATTCTCAGTTATGTATTGGAGGTGCAAAGATGGTAGGACCACAAGTGCTATCAACACCATTGCTGAGAGGACCAAATGAAGCACTATACTATTTGGACTTACAGGATATTAGTATCCAAAATATTCGTCTTAGACTACTGGGATCGTTTTCTGGGGGTTCTGCCATAGATTCAGGAAGTCCAAtaacttttcttcttcctaatgTTTATGCTCGTGTGAGAATTGGCTTTGTTCAGTACTTCGACCGGTTTCATATTTATCCATACGATAGTGGAAGTAGACCAAGAGATTTGCCAATGTTAGATCTCTGTTTCCCTAATCCATCTGGTTTTGATAGGTATCCAACTATGACATTCCATTTCAGAGGAGCTGACCTTGTTGTGCAACCCGATGGTATATTTGCGTTCGGGAGAAATTATTTTTGTGTTCTACTTAAATCAGGCCCCGCTACAATGATTGGAGCTTTTCAGCAAACGCAACACAAGTTCTCCTATGACTTTGAGTTGGGAGATAGAAGACAAGGAGAAATTGGTGCTCTTCGCTTTGCTCCTCAGGATTGTGGGTCCCCTGCTTCAGACTTTTGCGGTTGA